A stretch of the Musa acuminata AAA Group cultivar baxijiao chromosome BXJ2-7, Cavendish_Baxijiao_AAA, whole genome shotgun sequence genome encodes the following:
- the LOC135616558 gene encoding probable plastidic glucose transporter 1, whose product MRYLAVLHPPCPGIIGSSKPRFLLLHHLLRRRAKGSIDLRCRAPLEGTRVAASSKPPPSPVSDSDQQPQISDVDVRFDLQKETEGLDLGWLPSFPHVLTASMANFLFGYHIGVMNGPIEAIAHELGFEGNSFLEGLVVSIFIAGAFIGSLGVSSFVDKFGSRRTFQLDSIPLILGALLSAQAHNLNEMLWGRFLVGLGIGTNTVLVPLYISEVSPTKYRGSLGSLCQIGTCLGIIASLALGIPSESDPHWWRIMLYIACVPGFILIFGMQFAVESPRWLYKVGRVNETKRVIETIWGESEVEKSIEEIETVINDDVKNQKTSWLELLVEPNKKVAFIGGSLFILQQFAGINGVLYFSSLTFQDVGITSSSLASLLVGLTNFAGALFALILMDNQGRRRLLIGSYLGMAVSMFLIVYAITVPLDEGSSHILSILGTLMYIFTFALGAGPVTGIIIPELSSNQSRSKIMGFSFSIHWICNFLVGLYFLELVEKFGVGPVYGAFGGVSLMSAVFATYFIVETKGRSLEEIEISMNANLAAKDE is encoded by the exons ATGCGATACTTGGCGGTGCTCCATCCGCCGTGCCCCGGAATCATCGGATCATCGAAACCAAGGTTCCTCCTCCTACATCACCTTCTCCGTAGGAGAGCCAAGGGCTCAATTGATCTCAGGTGTCGAGCCCCTCTAGAAGGCACCCGTGTTGCTGCCTCAAGCAAGCCTCCGCCTTCTCCCGTGTCCGATTCGGACCAGCAACCGCAAATCTCAG ATGTGGATGTTAGGTTTGATTTGCAGAAAGAGACCGAAGGCTTGGACCTTGGTTGGTTACCGTCGTTTCCTCACGTGCTCACCGCTTCCATGGCTAATTTCCTCTTTGGTTATCACATTGG GGTGATGAATGGTCCTATTGAAGCTATAGCACATGAACTTGGTTTTGAAGGAAACTCTTTTCTTGAAGGACTTGTGGTGAGCATATTCATTGCTGGGGCATTTATTGGAAGCTTAGGCGTTTCTTCCTTTGTCGACAAATTTGGTTCTCGGCGCACTTTTCAACTTGATTCAATACCGTTGATTCTTGGGGCACTTTTAAG TGCACAGGCTCATAATTTGAATGAAATGCTCTGGGGAAGATTTCTTGTTGGCCTTGGGATTGGTACAAATACTGTCCTTGTACCGCTTTATATATCAGAG GTATCTCCAACAAAATATAGGGGTTCACTAGGATCTCTTTGTCAAATTGGGACTTGTCTTGGTATAATTGCATCACTTGCTTTAGGGATTCCTTCTGAAAGTGATCCTCACTG GTGGAGAATAATGCTATATATAGCTTGTGTTCCTGGCTTTATTCTTATATTTGGCATGCAATTTGCTGTTGAGAGTCCACGCTGGCTCTACAAG GTTGGAAGAGTCAATGAGACAAAAAGAGTTATAGAAACAATTTGGGGTGAGTCAGAAGTTGAGAAGTCTATTGAAGAGATCGAAACTGTTATTAATGATGATGTCAAAAATCAGAAAACTAGCTGGTTGGAGCTTTTAGTGGAACCCAACAAGAAAG TTGCTTTTATTGGAGGATCTCTATTCATACTTCAACAGTTTGCTGGAATAaatggagttctttacttctcatCCTTGACCTTTCAAGATGTGGGTATTACTAGTAGTTCACTGGCTAGCTTACTTGTTGGACTGACCAACTTTGCAG GGGCATTATTTGCTTTAATCCTGATGGATAATCAAGGAAGGCGGAGGCTTTTAATAGGAAGCTACCTGGGAATG GCCGTCTCAATGTTCCTTATTGTTTATGCTATTACTGTTCCATTGGATGAAGGATCTAGCCACATATTGTCTATTCTTGGAACTCTGAT GTACATCTTTACGTTTGCCTTAGGTGCTGGGCCGGTTACTGGTATTATTATCCCAGAGCTCAGTTCTAACCAATCACGTTCAAAGATAATGGGTTTTAGCTTCTCGATACATTGG ATTTGCAACTTTTTAGTGGGGTTATATTTCTTGGAATTGGTGGAGAAATTTGGTGTGGGGCCTGTGTATGGAGCTTTCGGTGGGGTTTCCTTGATGTCTGCAGTATTTGCAACATATTTcatagttgaaacaaaaggacgcTCCCTTGAagaaatcgaaatctctatgaaTGCAAACTTAGCTGCTAAAGATGAATGA
- the LOC135616557 gene encoding tyrosine-protein phosphatase DSP1-like — protein MGMARIPEEFVVQQAIEEDDCNSHRSPNSKVTAAVAEGVFVPPLNFAMVNDGVFRSGFPETTNFRFLETLELRSIVYLCPEPYPEVNKEFLESNSIRLFQFGIEGRKEPFVNIPGERIREALEVVLDAKNHPLLIHCKRGKHRTGCVVGCLRKLQKWCLSSVFDEYQRFAAAKARVCDLRFMELFDASSMKLLST, from the exons ATGGGGATGGCAAGAATTCCGGAGGAGTTCGTGGTCCAGCAGGCGATCGAAGAAGACGACTGCAACAGTCATCGATCACCCAACTCGAAAGTAACAGCGGCAGTGGCGGAGGGGGTGTTCGTCCCGCCGCTGAACTTTGCCATGGTCAACGATGGAGTCTTCCGGTCGGGGTTCCCCGAGACCACCAACTTCCGCTTTCTGGAGACCCTCGAGCTCCGGTCGATCGT ATATCTCTGCCCGGAGCCATACCCGGAGGTGAACAAGGAGTTCCTCGAGTCCAACAGTATCAGGCTCTTCCAGTTTGGGATCGAAGGTCGCAAG GAACCCTTCGTCAACATCCCAGGAGAGAGGATTCGAGAGGCTCTCGAAGTTGTCCTCG ATGCCAAAAACCACCCGTTGCTTATCCATTGCAAAAGAGGAAAG CATCGAACAGGTTGCGTCGTAGGGTGTCTGAGGAAGCTACAAAAGTGGTGCTTGAGTTCGGTATTCGACGAGTACCAGCGGTTTGCTGCTGCCAAAGCAAGAGTTTGCGATCTGAGGTTTATGGAGCTGTTCGACGCATCGAGCATGAAGCTGCTGTCGACTTAG
- the LOC103990863 gene encoding pyrophosphate--fructose 6-phosphate 1-phosphotransferase subunit beta: MAYANSVLPKGGGKSPSPGRLASVYSEVQTNRLHHPLPLPSVLKGLFKLLDGPPSSAAGNPDEIAKLFPNMFGQPSAKLVPTGSVPADLPEGLKIGVVLSGGQAPGGHNVISGVFDYLQERAKRSTLYGFKGGPAGIMKCKYVELTPEFIYPYRNQGGFDMICSGRDKIETPEQFKQAEETAMKLDLDGLLVIGGDDSNTNACLLAENFRQKNMKTRVIGCPKTIDGDLKCKEVPASFGFDTACKIYSEMIGNVMTDARSTGKYYHFVRLMGRAASHITLECALQTHPNIAIIGEEVAAKKQTLKNVTDYITDIICKRAKLGYNYGVILIPEGLIDFIPEVQQLIAELNEILAHDVVDKEGLWKKKLQQQSQLLFEFLPQAIQEQLLLERDPHGNVQVAKIETEKMLISMVETELEKRKSEGTYAGQFKGQSHFFGYEGRCGLPTNFDAAYCYALGYAAGALLHSGKTGLISSVGNLDAPIDEWTVGGTALTSLMDVERRYGKFKPVIKKAMVELEGAPFRKFASMRDEWALNNRYISPGPIQFIGPGSNNVNHTLLLELGAQA, translated from the exons ATGGCCTACGCGAACTCTGTCCTCCCCAAGGGTGGCGGCAAGAGCCCCTCTCCCGGCCGCCTCGCTTCTGTCTACAGCGAAGTGCAGACCAACCGTCTCCACCACCCGCTCCCTCTCCCTTCCGTTCTCAAGGGCCTGTTCAAGCTCCTCGATGGCCCCCCGAGCTCCGCCGCCGGCAACCCAG ATGAGATCGCCAAGTTGTTTCCTAATATGTTCGGTCAGCCAtcggcaaagttggtgccgacGGGCTCGGTTCCTGCGGATTTGCCCGAAGGTTTGAAGATCGGCGTCGTCTTGTCTGGTGGCCAGGCTCCCGGTGGACACAATGTCATCTCTGGGGTCTTCG ATTACCTACAGGAACGCGCTAAGAGAAGCACCTTGTATGGTTTCAAGGGAGGTCCGGCAGGGATTATGAAGTGCAAATATGTGGAGCTGACTCCAGAGTTCATCTATCCTTACAGAAACCAG GGTGGGTTTGATATGATCTGCAGTGGAAGGGACAAGATTGAAACCCCAGAACAG TTTAAGCAAGCGGAGGAGACAGCTATGAAACTCGATTTGGATGGACTTCTTGTTATCGGTGGAGATGACTCCAATACGAATGCATGTCTCCTTGCTGAAAATTTTAG GCAAAAGAATATGAAAACTCGGGTTATTGGATGCCCAAAAACAATCGATGGAGATTTGAAATGCAAGGAAGTTCCAGCAAGTTTTGGATTTGACACAGCTTGCAAG atatattctgaaatgataGGAAATGTCATGACTGATGCACGGTCAACTGGAAAATATTATCACT TTGTAAGGTTAATGGGGCGTGCTGCTTCTCACATTACATTGGAGTGTGCTTTGCAAACACACCCAAATATTGCTATCATTGGCGAAGAG GTGGCTGCCAAGAAGCAAACACTCAAGAATGTGACAGACTACATTACTGACATAATCTGTAAGCGTGCAAAACTTGGCTACAATTATGGTGTCATACTTATTCCAGAAGGATTAATTGACTTCATTCCTGAG gttCAGCAGCTTATtgcagaattaaatgaaatcctAGCTCATGATGTAGTTGACAAAGAGGGATTGTGGAAAAAGAAACTTCAACAACAGTCTCAGCTGCTATTTGAATTCCTTCCCCAAGCAATCCAAGAGCAGCTGTTGCTAGAAAGAGATCCACATGGAAATGTACAG GTTGCCAAAATTGAAACTGAGAAAATGCTTATCTCCATGGTGGAAACTGAATTGGAGAAGAGAAAGTCTGAGGGTACATATGCTGGACAGTTCAAAGGACAATCCCACTTTTTTGG ATATGAGGGAAGATGTGGCTTGCCTACAAATTTTGATGCCGCTTATTGCTATGCATTGGGTTATGCTGCTGGAGCTTTATTACATTCTGGGAAAACAGGCCTCATATCCTCA GTTGGCAACTTAGATGCCCCCATTGATGAATGGACTGTTGGAGGGACTGCATTGACTTCATTAATGGATGTCGAGAGGAGATATG GTAAGTTCAAGCCAGTGATCAAGAAGGCAATGGTGGAGCTGGAAG GTGCACCATTTAGAAAGTTTGCATCCATGCGAGATGAGTGGGCTCTCAATAACAGATACATTAGCCCTG GTCCTATTCAGTTTATTGGTCCAGGATCTAACAATGTTAATCACACCCTACTTCTGGAACTTGGAGCCCAGGCTTAG